A stretch of the Proteus sp. ZN5 genome encodes the following:
- the prmB gene encoding 50S ribosomal protein L3 N(5)-glutamine methyltransferase, giving the protein MDITLKEEAVADLSTILDMLRWAMSQFNSSDIYYGHGTDNAWDEALQLVLPTIALPLDIPDALLSTKLTTSEKMEIITLIESRIEQKIPVPYLTHSAWFCGHEFYVDERVLIPRSPIGELINNHFDGLIQQEPARILDLCTGSGCIAIACAHEFEDAEVDAVDISEDALEVAEFNIENHGLVHRVYPMQSDLFNAIVPTPYDIIVTNPPYVDVEDMGDLPDEYQVEPELALASGIDGLDITRQILLKAPEYLSEKGILVCEVGNSMVHLIEQFPEVPFTWLEFENGGLGVFMLTREQLVEYSAYFSTDKR; this is encoded by the coding sequence TTGGATATAACACTAAAAGAGGAAGCGGTTGCTGATCTAAGCACGATCCTAGATATGTTACGTTGGGCTATGAGTCAGTTTAATTCATCTGATATTTACTATGGTCATGGCACAGATAACGCGTGGGATGAAGCATTGCAGCTGGTATTACCGACTATTGCACTTCCTTTAGATATTCCAGACGCACTGTTATCAACCAAGTTAACAACTTCTGAAAAGATGGAAATTATTACGCTGATCGAAAGCCGTATTGAACAGAAAATCCCAGTTCCTTATTTAACGCATAGCGCTTGGTTCTGTGGCCACGAATTTTATGTTGATGAACGAGTTCTTATCCCTCGCTCTCCTATTGGTGAATTAATCAATAACCATTTTGATGGTTTAATTCAGCAAGAGCCAGCACGCATTCTCGACTTATGCACTGGAAGTGGCTGTATTGCTATTGCTTGTGCTCATGAATTTGAAGATGCTGAAGTTGATGCGGTTGATATTTCTGAAGATGCATTAGAAGTCGCTGAATTTAATATTGAAAACCACGGTTTAGTACATCGTGTTTATCCAATGCAATCGGATTTATTTAACGCCATTGTACCAACGCCTTACGATATTATTGTGACAAATCCGCCGTATGTTGATGTAGAAGATATGGGCGATTTACCTGATGAATACCAAGTTGAACCTGAGCTAGCATTAGCTTCTGGCATCGATGGTCTTGATATTACAAGACAAATTTTGCTAAAAGCGCCTGAATATCTGAGTGAAAAAGGTATTTTAGTGTGTGAAGTGGGTAATAGTATGGTTCATTTAATTGAGCAATTCCCTGAGGTTCCATTTACATGGCTTGAGTTTGAAAATGGTGGGCTTGGTGTCTTTATGCTGACTCGTGAACAGCTCGTCGAATATTCAGCGTATTTTTCTACTGATAAACGTTGA